A single region of the Nitrosomonas sp. Is79A3 genome encodes:
- a CDS encoding histidine phosphatase family protein yields the protein MNIYCMRHGRSNYNDLGLCNDDPSRDVYLTEAGIAQAQSAALALRNEVFERIIVSPLPRTRQTAEIVNRYHAAPIVVHADLADIRSGFEGKPVSDYFAAISHNPLRARVNGGESLLDHKLRVLRFIDWLKAQQDKTLLIVAHEETMRVFVAYFEGGVEDSQLRDIHVGNCEYQHYVLGQ from the coding sequence ATGAACATCTATTGTATGCGCCATGGGCGCTCGAACTATAACGACCTTGGTCTGTGTAACGACGACCCCAGCCGGGATGTTTATTTAACGGAGGCAGGCATAGCGCAGGCGCAATCGGCAGCGTTGGCGCTGCGCAATGAGGTATTTGAGCGCATCATCGTTTCACCTCTGCCGCGCACGCGTCAAACGGCGGAGATCGTGAACCGGTATCACGCCGCGCCGATTGTGGTGCATGCGGATCTTGCCGACATCCGTTCGGGATTTGAGGGCAAACCGGTATCGGATTATTTTGCAGCGATCAGCCATAATCCGCTCCGGGCGCGCGTGAATGGCGGTGAGTCTTTGCTGGATCACAAGCTGCGTGTTTTGCGCTTTATCGACTGGTTAAAAGCGCAGCAGGATAAAACCCTGCTTATAGTCGCGCATGAAGAAACCATGCGGGTATTTGTCGCCTATTTTGAGGGCGGCGTCGAAGATTCTCAACTAAGGGATATTCATGTGGGGAATTGCGAATATCAGCATTATGTTCTGGGACAATAA
- a CDS encoding prevent-host-death protein, with protein sequence MITANDLKTKGIACLEESLADKTEDIITVRGKECFVVMKIEQYHYLREMELEAALYEAKQDMASGQFSKDTIDQHVDDLFSK encoded by the coding sequence ATGATTACAGCCAATGATCTAAAAACGAAAGGAATTGCCTGCCTGGAAGAAAGCTTGGCGGATAAAACGGAAGACATCATCACTGTGCGCGGCAAAGAATGTTTTGTCGTGATGAAAATCGAGCAATATCATTATCTGCGTGAGATGGAATTGGAAGCAGCGCTTTACGAAGCAAAACAAGACATGGCATCCGGTCAATTCAGCAAAGATACGATCGATCAACATGTCGATGACCTGTTTTCTAAATGA
- a CDS encoding plasmid stabilization protein, whose translation MSHTLIFTDSYKKRARRFAQKHPDLKEPYRKTLQLLAFNPYHPSLRIHPLKGKLSALHSVSINLSYRITLEILITEKEIILVNVGSHEDVYQTG comes from the coding sequence ATGAGCCACACGCTCATCTTCACCGACAGTTACAAAAAACGCGCCCGACGCTTTGCACAAAAACACCCGGATTTAAAGGAACCTTATCGCAAGACCTTGCAATTACTGGCCTTTAATCCTTACCACCCTTCCCTGAGAATTCACCCGCTAAAAGGCAAATTGTCAGCGTTACATTCAGTATCGATTAATCTCAGTTACCGCATTACGCTTGAAATACTGATTACTGAAAAAGAAATCATTCTGGTTAATGTGGGGAGTCATGAGGATGTGTATCAGACGGGGTAG
- a CDS encoding type II toxin-antitoxin system Phd/YefM family antitoxin has product MLTINIHEAQTHLSRFIEKAAAGEEIIIAKAGKPIAKLVPLHSLPSSRSLGIFKGQLNVPEDFDAALPENVVMQFQNGAIEPSSENR; this is encoded by the coding sequence ATGCTTACCATCAACATCCATGAAGCACAAACCCATTTGTCCCGATTTATTGAGAAAGCTGCAGCCGGTGAGGAAATCATCATCGCTAAAGCGGGGAAACCCATTGCTAAATTAGTGCCATTGCACAGCTTACCTTCCTCTCGAAGCCTGGGTATATTCAAGGGGCAATTGAATGTTCCGGAAGATTTCGATGCGGCATTACCCGAGAATGTGGTGATGCAATTTCAGAATGGAGCCATCGAACCATCCTCTGAGAATCGCTAA
- a CDS encoding NnrS family protein: MTIPLTVRDHISAAPHRSLFLAGALQGVLTLLWWVFDLTGRYALMGSATVWSIAPTWAHAFLMVYGFFPFFIFGFLFTTYPNWMNGDKVKTSEYMATCCLMAIGVVLFYAGLLTHKVILIMGVEFMLAGWGVAVYVLFRILLGTAPAQDKRHARVISAALLMGWLGMAAYLLWLVTESPAALDFARHAGIWFFLLPIVLTVSHRMIPFFSSRVLDNYVLIRPYWMLWLMLACIGAHGCLQSLDMPAYLWIVDFPLAGCAFYLSYRWGFLRSFRVSLLAVLHVSFAWLGVAMTLYAVQSLVYMLSGSMLLGLAPLHALAIGYFASMILAMASRVTLGHSGRPLELDHITWILFLSFQAATVLRILADIVPMIAPILYVAAGLAWLCCFVFWAAKYAPIYWRQRVDGKPG; the protein is encoded by the coding sequence ATGACCATACCATTGACCGTTCGCGATCATATTTCGGCTGCGCCGCATCGCAGCTTGTTTCTTGCCGGCGCGCTGCAAGGCGTGCTGACACTGCTTTGGTGGGTGTTTGATCTGACCGGGCGCTATGCCCTAATGGGATCCGCTACAGTTTGGAGCATCGCTCCGACCTGGGCGCATGCTTTCCTGATGGTCTATGGGTTTTTCCCGTTCTTTATTTTTGGTTTTTTGTTTACCACGTATCCCAATTGGATGAACGGTGACAAAGTAAAAACGAGTGAGTACATGGCCACCTGTTGCTTGATGGCGATCGGTGTTGTGTTGTTTTATGCCGGGCTATTGACGCACAAAGTAATCCTCATCATGGGCGTAGAATTCATGCTGGCCGGATGGGGCGTTGCGGTTTATGTGTTATTCCGCATCCTGTTGGGCACCGCGCCTGCTCAGGATAAACGCCATGCGCGCGTAATCAGTGCCGCGCTACTCATGGGTTGGCTGGGTATGGCTGCGTATTTGTTGTGGCTGGTCACCGAAAGCCCGGCTGCACTGGATTTTGCGCGCCATGCGGGCATCTGGTTTTTTCTGTTGCCGATCGTGCTGACCGTTTCGCACCGCATGATTCCATTTTTCTCCAGCCGGGTATTGGACAACTACGTATTGATCAGACCCTACTGGATGCTCTGGTTAATGCTGGCTTGTATTGGCGCGCATGGCTGCCTGCAATCGCTGGATATGCCAGCTTATCTATGGATTGTTGATTTTCCGCTGGCGGGCTGTGCATTCTATTTATCGTACCGCTGGGGATTCCTGCGCAGCTTCCGCGTGAGTTTGCTGGCGGTATTGCATGTTTCATTCGCTTGGCTGGGTGTAGCCATGACGCTGTACGCGGTGCAAAGCCTGGTGTATATGCTGTCCGGCAGCATGTTGCTCGGCCTGGCGCCCTTGCACGCACTGGCGATTGGCTATTTTGCCAGCATGATTCTGGCGATGGCGTCACGCGTCACGCTCGGGCACTCGGGGCGTCCACTGGAACTGGATCACATTACCTGGATTCTGTTCTTAAGTTTTCAAGCGGCTACAGTACTGAGAATATTGGCGGATATCGTGCCGATGATCGCGCCGATTTTGTATGTGGCTGCAGGACTTGCTTGGCTGTGCTGTTTTGTATTTTGGGCGGCTAAGTATGCGCCGATTTACTGGCGGCAGCGGGTGGATGGGAAGCCGGGGTAA
- a CDS encoding 3',5'-nucleoside bisphosphate phosphatase has protein sequence MLNIDLHCHSTISDGLLTPVQLVERAALRGVETLALTDHDDIAGLAEARQTAAAKNITFINGVEISVSWRGRTLHIVGLDIDPEYTPLIEGLTAIRAGRSQRAANIAAELEKIGIHGSLEGAYAHVGERRLIGRTHFARFLVEQGYAKDVKSVFKKYLVKGKPGYTPHEWAALSDAVSWICGSGGCAIIAHPGRYDLGKNVLNDLLDEFCTLGGSAIEVVTSSHTPEQVRHFAQHAQNKNLMASCGSDFHGPGESFHDLGQLPEFPQGCTPIWHHWKNTMAAELV, from the coding sequence ATGCTCAATATTGATCTGCATTGTCATTCCACAATTTCTGATGGTTTATTAACACCCGTTCAACTGGTCGAACGCGCCGCGCTACGTGGTGTTGAAACGCTGGCTTTGACCGATCATGACGACATCGCCGGGTTGGCAGAAGCGCGCCAGACAGCCGCTGCGAAAAATATCACATTTATAAACGGCGTGGAAATATCCGTCAGTTGGCGCGGCCGTACCTTGCACATTGTCGGACTGGACATTGATCCAGAGTATACGCCACTCATCGAAGGTCTGACCGCTATCCGCGCAGGCCGTTCGCAACGTGCCGCAAATATCGCTGCGGAACTCGAAAAAATCGGTATCCACGGCAGCCTGGAAGGCGCTTATGCCCACGTGGGCGAACGGCGTTTGATCGGACGCACACACTTTGCCCGTTTCCTGGTTGAGCAAGGCTATGCCAAAGACGTAAAATCCGTATTTAAAAAATATCTGGTGAAAGGCAAGCCGGGATATACTCCGCACGAATGGGCGGCGCTCAGTGATGCGGTAAGCTGGATCTGCGGCAGCGGGGGGTGTGCAATCATTGCGCATCCGGGACGCTATGATTTGGGCAAAAATGTACTCAATGATTTACTCGATGAATTTTGTACGCTGGGCGGATCGGCCATTGAGGTGGTCACGTCGAGTCACACGCCGGAGCAGGTTCGTCACTTTGCGCAACATGCGCAAAACAAGAATCTGATGGCTTCATGCGGCTCTGATTTTCATGGTCCGGGAGAAAGCTTTCACGACCTGGGGCAATTACCCGAATTTCCGCAGGGATGCACACCCATCTGGCATCACTGGAAAAACACAATGGCAGCCGAACTTGTATAA
- a CDS encoding L-threonylcarbamoyladenylate synthase — MAQFFSIHTDTPHLRLIKQAVAIVRSGGIIVYPTDSCYALGCHLGDKNAMARIRTIRQVDERHHFTLVCRDLAEISTYAKVDNSQYRLLKATTPGSYTFILQATREVPRRMQHPKRNTIGLRIPDHPVVLALLEELGEPLLSSTLILPEDEFPLNDAEEIRERLEHQVELIMDAGSCGIEMTTVIDLTTDVPELIRQGKGGLEPFGFSHG, encoded by the coding sequence GTGGCCCAATTTTTTTCTATTCACACCGACACACCGCATTTACGCCTGATCAAACAGGCCGTCGCAATCGTTCGCAGTGGCGGAATCATCGTTTACCCCACGGATTCCTGCTATGCCCTGGGTTGTCACCTCGGTGATAAAAACGCGATGGCGCGTATCCGCACTATCCGGCAAGTGGATGAGCGCCATCATTTCACGCTGGTGTGCCGGGATCTGGCGGAAATTTCAACCTACGCAAAAGTCGATAACAGTCAGTACCGGTTACTCAAAGCCACGACACCCGGCAGCTACACGTTTATTTTACAGGCAACGCGGGAAGTCCCACGCCGCATGCAACATCCCAAACGCAATACCATCGGCCTGCGCATTCCTGACCATCCGGTTGTTCTGGCGCTGCTGGAAGAACTCGGCGAACCATTACTCAGTTCTACGTTAATATTACCGGAAGACGAATTTCCGCTGAATGATGCGGAAGAAATCCGCGAACGCCTGGAGCATCAGGTTGAACTGATTATGGATGCCGGTTCCTGCGGAATAGAAATGACCACCGTGATTGATTTGACGACTGATGTGCCCGAATTGATCCGGCAAGGTAAAGGCGGTCTCGAACCCTTTGGATTCAGTCATGGATGA
- a CDS encoding site-2 protease family protein produces MDEIIQGIAIYALPVIFAITMHEAAHGYIAKHFGDFTAFNEGRISLNPIRHIDLIGTILVPLTLFVLSKMTVGAGFLFGWAKPVPVNFSNLRQPKRDMLWVAAAGPGANLLMAIFWALMIKLAIAMPESGFARPLALMGIAGIEINVILMVLNLLPLPPLDGGRMAISLLPHRLAYPFSRIEPYGLIILLGLLFSGVLGAVIGPVITWAKIIIVSIFGLYI; encoded by the coding sequence ATGGATGAAATTATTCAAGGCATCGCCATTTATGCCTTACCGGTCATTTTTGCCATCACCATGCACGAAGCGGCGCATGGTTATATTGCCAAACATTTTGGTGACTTCACTGCCTTTAATGAAGGACGCATCAGCCTCAACCCGATCCGGCATATTGACCTCATCGGCACGATTCTGGTACCGCTGACGTTATTCGTTCTCAGCAAGATGACGGTCGGCGCGGGATTCTTATTTGGCTGGGCCAAACCGGTGCCGGTTAATTTTTCCAACTTGCGCCAGCCGAAACGCGACATGCTGTGGGTAGCTGCAGCAGGCCCTGGTGCCAATCTGTTGATGGCGATTTTTTGGGCTTTGATGATCAAATTAGCCATCGCCATGCCGGAAAGCGGTTTCGCAAGACCGTTGGCGCTAATGGGAATCGCAGGGATCGAAATCAATGTCATCCTGATGGTGCTCAACCTGCTGCCACTTCCGCCTTTGGACGGCGGCCGCATGGCCATCAGTCTATTGCCACACCGCTTAGCTTACCCGTTTTCACGGATCGAACCTTACGGCCTTATCATATTATTGGGATTGCTATTCAGTGGCGTGCTGGGTGCTGTGATCGGGCCAGTGATTACTTGGGCCAAGATAATTATTGTGTCAATTTTTGGGTTATATATCTAA
- a CDS encoding tryptophan--tRNA ligase: protein MFADRVLSGMRPTGSLHLGHYHGVLKNWVKLQQQYECLFFVADWHALTTHYDTPEIIEQNVWDMVIDWLAAGVDPSQAILFIQSKVPAHAELYLLLSMMTPLGWLERVPTYKDQQEKLSEKDLSTYGFLGYPLLQSADILIYRANLVPVGEDQAPHLEFTREISRRFNHIYGKEPGFEEKAELAIKKLGSKKSKLYTELRNLYQEQGDEHALEEARSLLNEQQNLSLGDRERLFGYLEGGGKMILTEPETLLTDASRMPGLDGQKMSKSYNNTISLREDPESIRKKVRTMPTDPARVRRSDPGDPARCPVWQFHLVYSDDNTREWVQRGCKNAEIGCLDCKSPIIDKILAEQAPMYERIMKYEEDPTLVRNIIADGCEKANKLAEETMRDIREAMGLSYS from the coding sequence ATGTTTGCTGATCGTGTTTTATCAGGCATGCGCCCCACCGGCAGCCTGCATTTAGGTCATTATCATGGCGTATTAAAAAATTGGGTGAAATTGCAGCAGCAATATGAATGCCTGTTTTTTGTCGCGGATTGGCATGCTTTAACCACCCATTACGATACGCCGGAAATTATCGAACAGAATGTCTGGGATATGGTGATTGATTGGCTGGCTGCGGGTGTCGATCCCTCTCAGGCGATTTTATTCATTCAGTCCAAAGTCCCTGCACACGCCGAACTGTATTTATTGCTGTCAATGATGACACCGCTCGGCTGGCTGGAACGCGTACCCACCTATAAAGACCAGCAGGAAAAATTGTCTGAGAAAGATCTCAGCACCTATGGTTTTCTTGGCTATCCGCTGCTGCAAAGCGCGGATATCCTGATTTACCGCGCCAATCTGGTTCCTGTCGGGGAAGATCAAGCGCCGCATCTGGAATTTACACGCGAAATTTCACGCCGCTTCAATCATATTTATGGCAAAGAGCCCGGTTTTGAAGAAAAAGCCGAATTAGCCATCAAGAAGCTGGGTTCAAAGAAATCAAAATTGTATACCGAGCTACGTAATCTGTATCAAGAACAGGGCGATGAACATGCGCTGGAAGAAGCCAGGTCGTTACTGAATGAGCAACAGAATCTCAGTCTGGGTGACCGGGAACGCTTATTTGGTTATCTGGAAGGCGGCGGCAAAATGATTCTGACCGAACCCGAAACGCTGCTCACCGACGCCTCCAGAATGCCCGGCCTGGATGGTCAGAAAATGTCCAAATCCTATAACAACACCATCAGCCTGCGCGAAGACCCGGAAAGCATCCGGAAAAAAGTCCGCACCATGCCGACAGATCCGGCACGGGTGCGGCGTAGTGATCCCGGCGATCCTGCCAGGTGCCCGGTATGGCAATTCCATTTGGTTTATTCCGACGACAATACCCGTGAATGGGTGCAGCGCGGTTGCAAGAATGCGGAAATTGGCTGCCTGGATTGCAAATCGCCCATCATCGACAAGATTCTGGCTGAACAGGCGCCGATGTACGAGCGCATTATGAAGTACGAAGAAGATCCCACCCTGGTGCGCAACATCATTGCGGATGGTTGTGAGAAAGCCAACAAACTGGCCGAAGAGACCATGCGTGACATCCGCGAAGCCATGGGACTCAGTTATTCCTGA
- a CDS encoding ScpA family protein has protein sequence MNSVIDSADTTQPIAKICGEPLLEIPQDLYIPPDALEIFLDTFQGPLDLLLYLIRKHNLEILDIPMAELTLQYMAYVEMMRVDQLELAAEYLLMTALLIEIKSRMLLPNPKTEAEQEHDPRAELVRRLLEYEQMKKAALRLNELPQVERDFSIIQVWIEQNTVERLPSIHMDDLYHAWVAILARAKVNRHHQIKRETLSVRAYMSQVLRDLRGHKQVEFYDLFSPSATVAEVVVTFLAILELAKELLLEISQAKDSGIIYVCAIDATSPA, from the coding sequence GTGAATTCCGTTATTGATTCTGCTGATACGACGCAGCCTATAGCCAAAATCTGCGGCGAACCATTACTGGAAATTCCGCAGGATTTGTATATACCGCCCGACGCACTCGAGATTTTCCTGGATACCTTCCAGGGTCCGCTGGACTTGCTGTTATATCTGATCCGCAAACATAATCTGGAGATTCTGGATATTCCGATGGCCGAACTCACCCTGCAATATATGGCCTACGTTGAAATGATGCGTGTTGATCAACTGGAACTGGCAGCGGAATATCTGCTCATGACCGCGTTGCTGATTGAAATCAAATCACGCATGCTATTGCCCAATCCAAAGACTGAAGCAGAACAAGAACATGATCCGCGTGCCGAGCTGGTAAGGCGTTTACTCGAATACGAGCAAATGAAAAAAGCCGCATTACGCCTCAATGAATTGCCGCAAGTTGAGCGTGACTTTAGCATCATTCAGGTGTGGATCGAACAAAATACCGTCGAACGATTACCCAGTATCCACATGGATGATTTGTACCATGCCTGGGTCGCCATTCTGGCGCGCGCCAAAGTCAATCGCCATCATCAAATCAAACGTGAAACCCTTTCCGTGCGTGCCTATATGAGTCAGGTTCTGCGCGATCTGCGCGGGCACAAACAGGTTGAGTTCTATGACTTGTTCAGCCCTTCAGCGACAGTTGCCGAAGTTGTCGTCACTTTTCTGGCGATCCTGGAACTGGCTAAGGAATTGTTGCTGGAAATTTCTCAGGCTAAAGATTCCGGAATTATTTATGTCTGCGCCATTGATGCCACTTCACCAGCCTGA
- the scpB gene encoding SMC-Scp complex subunit ScpB produces the protein MSAPLMPLHQPDPLDSLSPAKTRHILEAALLAAQDPLPISELRKLFNNELSAAVLSTLLEEIREKWSDSGVELVTVASGWRFQTKADMQPYLDRLTPQKAPRYSRAVLETLAIIAYRQPVTRGDIEEIRGVGVSSSVLRTLIARGWIEAVGHRNVPGKPELFATTQHFLNDLNLRSLEELPPLEEMKSLIESSDKNQDLPFEEPEESGH, from the coding sequence ATGTCTGCGCCATTGATGCCACTTCACCAGCCTGACCCATTGGATTCGCTGAGTCCTGCAAAAACCAGGCACATTCTGGAAGCGGCATTGCTGGCGGCACAAGATCCTTTGCCCATCAGTGAATTAAGAAAGTTATTCAATAATGAATTAAGCGCTGCGGTGCTCTCCACATTACTGGAAGAAATCCGCGAGAAATGGAGCGACAGCGGCGTTGAACTGGTCACGGTAGCTAGCGGCTGGCGGTTTCAGACCAAAGCGGACATGCAACCGTATCTGGATCGGTTAACCCCGCAAAAAGCACCGCGTTATTCACGCGCGGTTCTGGAAACCCTCGCCATCATTGCCTATCGCCAGCCCGTTACGCGCGGTGATATTGAAGAAATCCGCGGTGTGGGTGTTTCCAGTTCGGTGCTCAGAACACTCATTGCGCGTGGCTGGATTGAAGCTGTCGGACATCGTAACGTACCCGGAAAACCGGAATTGTTTGCCACGACACAGCATTTTCTGAATGATCTGAATCTGCGCTCGCTAGAAGAACTTCCACCACTGGAAGAGATGAAATCCTTGATTGAATCCAGCGACAAGAACCAGGACCTGCCTTTTGAAGAACCAGAAGAATCCGGTCATTGA